The Thermococcus sibiricus MM 739 DNA window CTCTCCTTCAGCATCTCCCTTATTATCAGCTCTCCCAATCTCACACTTGCTTTCCAGTCTATCCTTTTGAAGTCATCACCGTGTCTGTATTCTCTCAGATCCTTGATCTCAACACCTTCTGTCCCGATGAACTGGCTCTTCTTGTAAAGCTCTGCCAGCCTTAGGTTGTAGTCTGCTTTAGCTGCTTCCTTTATGCCCTCAACCGATGGGTAAACAAAGATTTTCTCCTCGCTCCCTATAGAGAACTCTTCCAAATACAATCCACGTTCATCCTCAGCTGTAACTTTTGCAGGCCCGAGCGAAAACTCGCCCTTATACCTTGGGGTTAAGTAATAGACAAACCCCCTCGATTCTCCACGTTCCAAAAGAGAGGGAGGAACGCTTGAAACTTCAAAATCTTCCGTTGATTCATCTATCTTTACAACGGCATTCTCACCTTTATTTTCCAACCTGACCGTTACCTTCTCGCTTTTGTTCTCCTCGAGTCGAGTATCTTCAAGAATTCTCTCGCCTTTAATATCAAAATTAGCTTTAGAACGAAGTATGAAGAGATAAACAACTATGGAAAAACCTACTAAGGCCGGGACTATGTTGTCCCCGAGATAGCCCTCAAGGATCAGCAGAAGTGAGAGAATCACAATAAAATCTTCCCTCTTCATCTGCTACACCGGCACCTCTGTTTCCTCGAGAACTTCCCTTATTATCTCTTTGGTGGTAACCCCCTCCAACTCATACTCGGCCTTCAAAAGTAGCCTGTGTGCCAAAACCGCCGGGGCAACCTTCTTCACATCGTCCGGAATAACGTAATCCCTACCATCCAGGAAAGCCGATGCTTTAGCAGCATAAAGCAAATGCTCACCTGCCCTTGGAGATGCCCCAAAGAGCAGCCTTTCATCGCTCCTCGTCTTTGAAGCTATGGAGTATATGTACTCTATTATCTCGTCACTCACGCTAACCCCTTTTACTTTCCCCATAAGCTCCAGCAGCTCCTCGTGTTTTATTATCGGGTTGACTTCCCAGAACTCGCCCCTGCTCTTCC harbors:
- a CDS encoding DUF58 domain-containing protein; the encoded protein is MKREDFIVILSLLLILEGYLGDNIVPALVGFSIVVYLFILRSKANFDIKGERILEDTRLEENKSEKVTVRLENKGENAVVKIDESTEDFEVSSVPPSLLERGESRGFVYYLTPRYKGEFSLGPAKVTAEDERGLYLEEFSIGSEEKIFVYPSVEGIKEAAKADYNLRLAELYKKSQFIGTEGVEIKDLREYRHGDDFKRIDWKASVRLGELIIREMLKESDADVYIFVDNTNEMRKGIKMAKVDYASTLALQLAATLIKSYRVGMVIYDEESADFIKAAKSMAHLENMRRKLNLRWKKGAMSLRAKLEVKLSKKGRDFLNKVLPLKKGRRGSKGIFEGLSLIKMPSFLIFISDLNNPSDLYKAIAQAKWNHKVLLLSPNPILFYGGELDRETLKRLYRAYLEREKILKRFNALAPTIDLGPSDYIREIAKVV